In Nicotiana tabacum cultivar K326 chromosome 11, ASM71507v2, whole genome shotgun sequence, a single window of DNA contains:
- the LOC107826616 gene encoding very-long-chain (3R)-3-hydroxyacyl-CoA dehydratase PASTICCINO 2A-like isoform X3: MRPKPNRRSKACISHNLQLDCLFWMVYDAVEKPLLFAQTAAFLEILHSLVGLVRSPISATLPQISSRLYVTWGILWSFPEVRTHILVSSLAISWCITEIIRYSFFGTKEAFGSAPSRLLWLRYSTFLLLYPTGITSEVGLIYNALPYMKESEKYAVRMPNRWNFSFNYYYAALVCLAIYVPGKNLIILLLKASAFMARICRSVSLFVEFTTFLYKFFY, from the exons ATGCGGCCGAAACCCAATCGTAG GTCTAAGGCGTGTATATCTCATAATTTACAATTGGATTGTCTTTTTTGGATG GTCTATGATGCTGTTGAGAAGCCTCTGCTTTTTGCTCAAACTGCTGCCTTTTTGGAG ATACTTCATAGTCTAGTAG GTTTGGTAAGATCTCCAATATCAGCAACTCTGCCACAGATAAGTTCAAGATTATATGTAACCTGGGGAATTTTGTGGAGTTTCCCCGAG GTCCGTACTCATATACTTGTTAGTTCCCTAGCGATTAGCTGGTGTATAACAGAG ATTATTCGATATTCATTTTTTGGTACAAAGGAGGCATTCGGTTCTGCTCCTTCCCGGCTCTTGTGGCTAAG GTATAGTACCTTCTTGTTGTTGTACCCTACTGGCATCACAAGTGAAGTTGGTTTAATATATAATGCCCTGCCTTACATGAAG GAATCTGAAAAGTATGCTGTTAGGATGCCGAACAGATggaatttctctttcaattactACTATGCAGCACTTGTTTGCCTTGCCATCTATGTCCCAGGAAAGAACCTTATCATTCTCTTACTAAAAGCATCTGCTTTTATGGCTCGCATATGTCGCTCTGTCTCTTTATTCGTCGAGTTTACTACATTTCTTtacaaatttttttattaa
- the LOC107826616 gene encoding very-long-chain (3R)-3-hydroxyacyl-CoA dehydratase PASTICCINO 2A-like isoform X1, with product MAGILTGLRRVYLIIYNWIVFFGWFQVFYLGVKTLIESGHEQVYDAVEKPLLFAQTAAFLEILHSLVGLVRSPISATLPQISSRLYVTWGILWSFPEVRTHILVSSLAISWCITEIIRYSFFGTKEAFGSAPSRLLWLRYSTFLLLYPTGITSEVGLIYNALPYMKESEKYAVRMPNRWNFSFNYYYAALVCLAIYVPGKNLIILLLKASAFMARICRSVSLFVEFTTFLYKFFY from the exons ATGGCTGGAATTTTAACAGGTCTAAGGCGTGTATATCTCATAATTTACAATTGGATTGTCTTTTTTGGATG GTTTCAAGTATTTTATTTAGGTGTGAAAACTTTGATAGAATCTGGGCATGAACAGGTCTATGATGCTGTTGAGAAGCCTCTGCTTTTTGCTCAAACTGCTGCCTTTTTGGAG ATACTTCATAGTCTAGTAG GTTTGGTAAGATCTCCAATATCAGCAACTCTGCCACAGATAAGTTCAAGATTATATGTAACCTGGGGAATTTTGTGGAGTTTCCCCGAG GTCCGTACTCATATACTTGTTAGTTCCCTAGCGATTAGCTGGTGTATAACAGAG ATTATTCGATATTCATTTTTTGGTACAAAGGAGGCATTCGGTTCTGCTCCTTCCCGGCTCTTGTGGCTAAG GTATAGTACCTTCTTGTTGTTGTACCCTACTGGCATCACAAGTGAAGTTGGTTTAATATATAATGCCCTGCCTTACATGAAG GAATCTGAAAAGTATGCTGTTAGGATGCCGAACAGATggaatttctctttcaattactACTATGCAGCACTTGTTTGCCTTGCCATCTATGTCCCAGGAAAGAACCTTATCATTCTCTTACTAAAAGCATCTGCTTTTATGGCTCGCATATGTCGCTCTGTCTCTTTATTCGTCGAGTTTACTACATTTCTTtacaaatttttttattaa
- the LOC107826616 gene encoding very-long-chain (3R)-3-hydroxyacyl-CoA dehydratase PASTICCINO 2A-like isoform X2: MAGILTGLRRVYLIIYNWIVFFGWFQVFYLGVKTLIESGHEQVYDAVEKPLLFAQTAAFLEILHSLVGLVRSPISATLPQISSRLYVTWGILWSFPEVRTHILVSSLAISWCITEIIRYSFFGTKEAFGSAPSRLLWLRYSTFLLLYPTGITSEVGLIYNALPYMKESEKYAVRMPNRWNFSFNYYYAALVCLAIYVPGCPHLYRYMLGQRKKALSKTKKE, translated from the exons ATGGCTGGAATTTTAACAGGTCTAAGGCGTGTATATCTCATAATTTACAATTGGATTGTCTTTTTTGGATG GTTTCAAGTATTTTATTTAGGTGTGAAAACTTTGATAGAATCTGGGCATGAACAGGTCTATGATGCTGTTGAGAAGCCTCTGCTTTTTGCTCAAACTGCTGCCTTTTTGGAG ATACTTCATAGTCTAGTAG GTTTGGTAAGATCTCCAATATCAGCAACTCTGCCACAGATAAGTTCAAGATTATATGTAACCTGGGGAATTTTGTGGAGTTTCCCCGAG GTCCGTACTCATATACTTGTTAGTTCCCTAGCGATTAGCTGGTGTATAACAGAG ATTATTCGATATTCATTTTTTGGTACAAAGGAGGCATTCGGTTCTGCTCCTTCCCGGCTCTTGTGGCTAAG GTATAGTACCTTCTTGTTGTTGTACCCTACTGGCATCACAAGTGAAGTTGGTTTAATATATAATGCCCTGCCTTACATGAAG GAATCTGAAAAGTATGCTGTTAGGATGCCGAACAGATggaatttctctttcaattactACTATGCAGCACTTGTTTGCCTTGCCATCTATGTCC CAGGGTGTCCTCACCTGTACAGATACATGCTTGGGCAGAGAAAGAAAGCACTCTctaaaacaaaaaaggaatag